The proteins below come from a single Rosa rugosa chromosome 2, drRosRugo1.1, whole genome shotgun sequence genomic window:
- the LOC133730919 gene encoding uncharacterized protein LOC133730919, whose product MRLLSWNCQGLGADLTGKHLKRLIKRNSPSMLFLMETRQNESTILSWKKTLNFDHVYVVDPVGQSSGGLALFWDNSVQVSSITSTHNYISTSVLSVADSFLCNISWMYGNPHSNQKNAFWRSVYTAFSPRLIPWLCLGDFNEILWLHEKWGGLPQPRWRLNLFREFLSHTELSDLQFQGPDYTWFCTQHGRIVIKERLDRGLANNSWIAAKPCSQIFHLPKLGSDHRPILFDTSPPEVKAPHVFRFEHLWTSHPDSFQVVSSNWSTTPTTSASQTWEDNLNRCKSSLSTWASNTFPNFAKKVSTDTQLIQDILQSDQTDQVDQPCAQESIRQASDNILSLWSIEELYWKQRSRVSWLAHGDANTRFFHQTTLMNRRRNKILRLDDGNGSWLTKETEIVSHLTQYFKDIYTGSPPTLVDEVLHFVDPVVTSVMNDALLADISLTDVHQAVFELGALKAPGPDGFSGTFYQAYWEIVKDIVLNASGQILTTASVPESFNCTNIALIPKVDVPQLASHFRPIALCNFAYKILTKIISNRLKPFMPDLISENQSAFVTGRQIQDNILVAHEMFHHLKLLKGAQGGEFALKLDMNKAYDRVDWDFLRLVMLKMGFHPTWVQLVMSCVTTASLAIIVNGAPGKKFKPTRGLRQGDPLSPFLFLFINDVLSSMIRKICSNNLLDAIRIGVNGPLVSHLFFADDSIFFLKATPYNCEVLLDTLNSYCSASGQSVNHQKSSLFFSPNTSPDVVLHISSILGMGAVLDPGRYLGLPTIWGRSKVAALSYVKDSIEKKISGWHQSSLSHAGKETLIKSVALAVPAYPMTVFKFPVSLCNQINSSLANFWWGTSATKGIHWKSWTLLGLPKPDGGMGFRNIADFNLALLAKQAWRLHSNPDALWVRVLKNRYFPNSSFWEAARGSSPSWAWSSILEGRSLASAGSLWCIGSGTSVNLWKDNWIPNLPNFNLRTHPTPNDSNRLVASIIDRDTHTWNLTTLQSTLPVETIKAIQATSFGSSTDPDRLIWSANPTGTYTVHSGYNFLVKSSIPALSAHPHQSHIVSPLVWKWIWSVRAPPKVKHFLWRATSNALATNRNRHHRHLSLSPLCTFCNSHPETTEHILFLCPWALQAWFSHPLSYQVNQQSITTLDAWILGIFGKDGCFGPTDPSFPTHVAFLLWYIWKHRCDCIFNHSLPNPVVVSANAYSAAMEFLRIPPSLQPPKHSLHYHSTGTPHPWVPPPVGRVKINTDAAWDSSLNSGIAAIARDSSGILIGGSARSTLASSPMAAEAQAISLGLELAISLSLSSFQLESDSLVLISALLNPLSTVDWTASNNIAHIRVQGGLFHRVNWLWSSRSANAAADLVASLAKRRVCPDDWTSNPPPSLMRILLFDAVTDPP is encoded by the coding sequence ATGAGGCTACTATCTTGGAATTGTCAGGGTCTAGGGGCTGACCTGACTGGGAAACATCTGAAACGTTTGATTAAACGTAACAGCCCCTCTATGCTTTTTCTAATGGAAACTCGTCAGAACGAATCCACCATCCTTTCTTGGAAAAAGACATTGAATTTTGACCATGTTTACGTGGTTGACCCGGTGGGTCAGAGCAGTGGTGGCCTAGCTCTGTTTTGGGACAACTCTGTCCAAGTCTCCAGTATCACAAGCACGCATAACTATATTTCTACTTCTGTACTTTCTGTTGCGGACTCTTTCCTTTGTAATATCTCTTGGATGTATGGGAACCCCCACTCTAATCAAAAAAATGCTTTCTGGCGTTCTGTTTATACTGCTTTCTCTCCCAGATTAATTCCTTGGTTGTGTTTAGGGGACTTCAATGAAATTTTGTGGCTCCATGAGAAGTGGGGAGGTTTACCTCAACCAAGATGGAGGCTGAACCTCTTTCGGGAGTTCCTCTCACACACTGAACTTTCTGATCTCCAGTTTCAAGGCCCGGACTACACTTGGTTCTGCACCCAACATGGCAGAATCGTCATCAAAGAGAGATTGGACAGGGGGTTGGCAAATAATTCTTGGATCGCTGCCAAACCCTGTTCTCAGATCTTTCACTTACCCAAACTCGGATCTGATCATCGTCCAATTCTTTTTGATACCTCTCCCCCGGAGGTCAAAGCCCCTCATGTGTTTAGGTTTGAACACCTATGGACATCTCATCCGGACAGCTTCCAGGTGGTCTCTTCTAATTGGTCCACTACTCCAACTACATCTGCATCCCAAACTTGGGAAGATAACTTGAATCGGTGCAAATCTTCACTTTCCACATGGGCCTCTAATACTTTTCCAAACTTTGCAAAGAAAGTCTCCACCGACACCCAGTTGATTCAAGACATCCTTCAGTCTGACCAAACTGACCAAGTTGACCAACCATGCGCACAAGAGTCCATCCGTCAGGCATCTGACAATATCCTGTCCTTGTGGTCCATTGAGGAGTTGTATTGGAAACAGAGGTCCCGTGTTTCCTGGTTAGCTCATGGGGACGCCAACACACGTTTTTTTCACCAAACCACCCTCATGAATCGTCGCCGAAACAAAATTCTCCGGCTCGATGATGGCAATGGCAGTTGGTTAACCAaggaaactgaaattgtgtcTCATCTTACTCAATACTTCAAGGATATTTACACGGGTTCCCCCCCTACTCTTGTGGATGAGGTCCTCCATTTTGTGGATCCGGTCGTTACCTCGGTGATGAACGATGCTCTTTTGGCTGACATTTCCCTCACTGATGTTCATCAAGCTGTCTTTGAGCTGGGAGCTCTTAAGGCTCCTGGTCCGGATGGCTTCTCAGGAACTTTTTATCAAGCTTATTGGGAAATTGTCAAGGATATTGTTCTCAATGCTTCCGGCCAGATTCTCACTACTGCCTCTGTTCCTGAGTCCTTCAATTGTACGAATATTGCCCTGATCCCTAAGGTGGATGTCCCACAATTGGCATCTCATTTCCGCCCAATTGCACTCTGCAACTTTGCTTACAAAATTCTAACCAAGATCATCTCCAATCGGTTGAAACCTTTTATGCCCGATCTTATATCTGAAAACCAATCTGCCTTTGTCACTGGGAGACAGATTCAGGACAACATTTTGGTGGCCCATGAGATGTTTCACCATCTTAAGCTCCTGAAGGGTGCTCAAGGTGGAGAGTTTGCTTTGAAATTGGACATGAACAAGGCTTATGATCGTGTGGATTGGGATTTCCTTCGTTTGGTCATGCTTAAAATGGGTTTTCACCCCACTTGGGTACAGTTAGTAATGTCCTGTGTCACTACGGCATCTCTTGCTATTATTGTCAACGGTGCTCCGGGAAAGAAATTCAAGCCAACTAGAGGCCTTCGACAGGGAGACCctctctctccttttcttttccttttcattaaTGATGTTCTCTCATCAATGATAAGGAAAATATGCTCTAACAACCTCCTTGATGCAATAAGGATTGGAGTTAATGGTCCTTTGGTGAGTCACCTGTTCTTCGCTGATGATTCCATTTTTTTCCTCAAGGCAACCCCCTACAACTGCGAGGTCCTTCTTGACACTCTCAATAGCTACTGCTCTGCTTCTGGTCAGTCGGTAAATCACCAAAAATCGTCTCTATTCTTCAGCCCAAACACCTCTCCGGATGTGGTTTTGCACATTTCCTCCATTCTTGGCATGGGGGCTGTGTTAGACCCGGGAAGGTATTTAGGGCTACCCACAATCTGGGGTCGATCAAAGGTTGCAGCTCTCTCTTATGTTAAAGATTCAATTGAGAAAAAGATCTCGGGTTGGCATCAGTCCTCTTTGTCCCATGCTGGAAAGGAAACTTTGATAAAATCAGTCGCCCTAGCTGTCCCAGCCTACCCTATGACGGTCTTCAAATTCCCTGTCTCTCTCTGCAATCAGATCAACTCATCTCTGGCCAACTTCTGGTGGGGAACCTCGGCAACTAAAGGCATTCACTGGAAGAGTTGGACCCTACTTGGCCTCCCCAAGCCTGATGGTGGGATGGGGTTCCGTAACATTGCGGATTTTAACTTGGCTCTGCTAGCTAAACAAGCTTGGCGGTTACACTCCAATCCCGATGCATTGTGGGTGAGGGTCCTAAAGAATCGCTATTTTCCAAACTCGTCCTTTTGGGAAGCGGCAAGGGGTTCTTCTCCATCATGGGCTTGGTCTAGTATTCTTGAAGGTCGGTCTCTTGCTTCGGCTGGATCTTTATGGTGTATTGGGTCGGGAACCTCTGTCAACCTTTGGAAGGATAACTGGATCCCCAATCTGCCTAATTTCAACTTGAGAACTCACCCCACACCCAATGATTCAAATCGACTGGTGGCCTCTATTATTGACAGAGACACTCATACTTGGAATCTCACGACTCTGCAATCTACCCTCCCGGTAGAGACCATCAAAGCCATTCAAGCCACATCTTTTGGCTCCTCTACTGATCCGGACCGTTTAATTTGGTCTGCCAACCCAACGGGCACATACACGGTTCACTCTGGATATAACTTTCTGGTCAAATCCTCCATTCCCGCTCTTTCTGCTCACCCTCATCAGTCTCACATTGTTTCTCCGCTGGTCTGGAAGTGGATCTGGTCTGTACGCGCTCCCCCCAAGGTTAAACACTTTTTATGGCGGGCTACATCTAATGCTCTGGCAACAAATCGAAATCGTCACCACAGGCATCTATCTCTTTCTCCGCTGTGCACCTTCTGCAATTCCCACCCGGAGACTACTGAGCATATCTTGTTCCTATGCCCGTGGGCTCTCCAGGCCTGGTTCTCTCACCCGCTCTCCTACCAAGTCAATCAACAGTCTATCACCACTTTGGATGCATGGATTCTGGGCATTTTTGGAAAGGATGGTTGCTTTGGACCTACGGACCCATCTTTCCCAACTCATGTGGCCTTCTTACTCTGGTACATTTGGAAACACAGGTGTGACTGCATATTCAACCACTCACTGCCTAACCCAGTGGTTGTGTCTGCAAATGCTTATTCTGCAGCAATGGAGTTCCTTCGAATCCCCCCTTCATTGCAACCTCCAAAGCACTCCCTCCATTATCACTCCACTGGAACCCCTCACCCTTGGGTACCCCCTCCTGTTGGGAGGGTAAAGATCAACACGGATGCAGCTTGGGATTCCTCTTTGAATTCTGGGATTGCGGCAATTGCTCGAGATTCTTCCGGAATCCTTATTGGTGGCTCAGCTAGAAGCACCCTTGCTTCTTCTCCAATGGCTGCGGAAGCTCAAGCTATTTCTCTTGGGCTCGAGCtagctatctctctctccctttcttcTTTTCAGCTTGAATCAGATTCCCTTGTGCTGATTTCGGCCCTTTTGAACCCACTTTCGACGGTGGACTGGACTGCTTCGAACAACATAGCACACATTCGTGTTCAAGGTGGTCTTTTCCATCGTGTTAACTGGCTCTGGTCCAGTAGATCAGCCAATGCGGCAG
- the LOC133727937 gene encoding E3 ubiquitin-protein ligase RMA3, with protein MEQNFFEPQGHFESDGDVSVKKWKSMSAPTTVSDNDSGCFECNICFDSAHEPVVTLCGHLYCWPCIYKWLQVPSASDEPNQLQQTCPVCKANISPSSVVPLYGRGAGSKGKKPNLDLVVPRRPPPRLDTLITSTSPTSPSRQQLHSNYFHAQTHPESVYDQYSPYGGYATNSESAYLGSTMLTHLSNPTIGMVGEFVFARMFGSSDTNLFTYPYLNSYPPSSPRMRRQEVQLDKSLNRVTIFLFCCFILCLLLF; from the coding sequence ATGGAACAAAACTTCTTTGAGCCTCAGGGACACTTTGAGTCAGATGGAGATGTTTCGGTCAAGAAGTGGAAATCAATGTCAGCCCCTACTACAGTCTCGGACAATGATAGTGGCTGCTTTGAGTGCAACATATGCTTTGATTCAGCACATGAACCAGTGGTGACACTCTGTGGTCACCTGTACTGCTGGCCTTGCATTTACAAATGGCTTCAGGTCCCGAGTGCTTCTGATGAACCAAACCAGCTGCAGCAAACCTGTCCTGTCTGTAAGGCTAACATTTCCCCATCCTCAGTGGTTCCCCTCTATGGCCGTGGTGCAGGTTCAAAAGGAAAGAAACCCAATTTGGATCTGGTCGTACCACGTAGACCACCACCTAGGTTGGACACTTTGATTACATCTACTAGCCCTACATCACCTTCAAGACAGCAACTTCATTCAAATTATTTCCATGCACAAACACATCCAGAGTCAGTTTATGATCAATACAGCCCTTATGGAGGTTATGCCACAAATTCAGAATCAGCTTATCTTGGCAGTACGATGTTGACACATTTATCCAATCCAACGATAGGAATGGTTGGAGAGTTTGTGTTTGCAAGGATGTTTGGCAGCTCAGACACAAATTTGTTTACTTATCCTTATCTGAATTCATACCCGCCCAGCAGTCCTAGGATGAGAAGACAGGAAGTTCAGCTTGACAAATCTCTTAATAGAGTCACCATCTTTCTTTTCTGCTGCTTTATTTTGTGTCTTCTCTTGTTCTGA
- the LOC133733915 gene encoding expansin-A12, giving the protein MKAAAGSFCVLFWQIIFFVSVVLEGINGAQANGWLNAHATFYGVNEDPATLGGACGYGNTMLAGFGVNTAAVSGILFRGGEACGACYQVMCNYKLDPKWCLQRRAVTVSATNFCPPNNNGGWCNPPHHHFDMSMPAFLRIARQGNEGIVPVIYRRVACKRRGGVRFTLKGQLSFNMVMISNVGGSGAAKGAWIRGSRMRSGTWIPMHRNWGANWQSSIDLRNQQLSFKLTLIDGKALVFYNVVPSTWRFGQTFSSQNQFS; this is encoded by the exons ATGAAAGCTGCTGCAGGTTCTTTCTGTGTTCTTTTTTGGCAGATTATCTTCTTTGTTAGTGTAGTTTTGGAGGGCATCAATGGCGCTCAAGCTAATGGTTGGCTTAACGCTCATGCAACTTTCTATGGGGTCAACGAGGACCCTGCCACCCTTG GAGGTGCGTGTGGTTATGGAAATACAATGCTTGCGGGGTTCGGAGTGAACACAGCAGCAGTTAGTGGCATACTTTTCAGAGGTGGCGAGGCATGTGGTGCTTGTTACCAAGTGATGTGCAACTATAAGTTGGATCCAAAGTGGTGCCTTCAACGACGAGCCGTGACTGTATCAGCCACCAATTTCTGCCCCCCAAACAACAATGGAGGGTGGTGCAATCCCCCTCACCACCACTTCGACATGTCTATGCCGGCTTTTCTTCGCATTGCACGACAAGGAAATGAAGGCATTGTTCCTGTGATCTACAGAAG GGTGGCTTGTAAACGAAGAGGAGGAGTCCGATTCACATTAAAGGGGCAGTTGAGTTTTAACATGGTGATGATATCGAATGTTGGCGGAAGCGGCGCCGCGAAGGGGGCGTGGATAAGGGGGTCGAGGATGAGAAGCGGCACATGGATACCGATGCATAGGAATTGGGGTGCGAATTGGCAAAGCAGCATCGACCTGAGAAACCAACAACTTTCTTTCAAGCTCACTTTGATTGATGGAAAAGCCCTAGTGTTTTACAACGTTGTTCCTTCCACTTGGAGATTTGGACAAACATTTTCATCCCAGAATCAGTTCTCTTAG
- the LOC133727939 gene encoding stress response protein nst1 gives MGKDRNGAVLEKASKTSDKDDGSERKSGKSTELSDSRDSGEETRRSKSRRKAREVSESSDEEKHARRRRKRKSRRRYSSSDDDSDSESEESKESGSDSGSESVSEGGSDSESEQRRKRRERKRRREKEERRRREKEKKRRRREREEEKKKKERRKKRRKEKKEKGKKGAVTDSWGKYGIIRETDMWNKRPEFTAWLAEVKQVNLEHLANWEEKQMFKQFMEDHNTATFPSKKYYSLDAYYRHKMEKEMKKGIKKVVETERTVFNDEEVRRQEMMRVREKQKEEEVEALKCSMQSGLAQAMKEQAQLREEMAYQYKIGNFEAAAAIQRRLDPDAE, from the exons ATGGGAAAAGATCGAAACGGCGCCGTTCTGGAGAAAGCAAGCAAAACCTCAGACAAAGACGACGGAAGCGAAAGAAAATCCGGCAAATCCACAGAGCTTTCCGATTCCCGCGACTCCGGAGAGGAAACCAGGCGCAGTAAATCGAGAAGAAAAGCGCGGGAAGTCTCCGAATCGAGCGATGAAGAGAAGCACGcgcggaggaggaggaagaggaagtcgCGGCGGCGGTACAGTAGCAGCGACGACGATTCGGATTCGGAGTCGGAAGAGTCAAAGGAGAGCGGGTCGGATTCGGGTTCGGAGTCGGTGAGTGAGGGCGGTAGCGATAGCGAGAGTGAGCAGCGGCGGAAGAGgagggagaggaagaggaggagagagaaagaggagaggaggaggagagagaaggagaagaagaggaggaggagagagagagaagaggagaagaagaagaaggagaggagaaagaagaggaggaaggagaagaaggagaaaggtAAGAAAGGAGCGGTCACAGATTCTTGGGGGAAGTATGGGATTATCAGAGAGACTGATATGTG GAACAAACGACCGGAGTTTACTGCATGGTTGGCAGAAGTAAAACAG GTGAACCTGGAGCATCTGGCAAATTGGGAAGAGAAGCAGATGTTCAAACA GTTCATGGAAGATCACAACACAGCTACATTCCCTTCCAAAAA GTATTATAGTCTTGATGCTTATTACAGgcataaaatggaaaaggaaatgaaaaaagGTATTAAAAAGGTTGTGGAAACAGAGCGTACTGTATTCAATGATGAGGAAGTGCGACG GCAAGAAATGATGCGAGTCCgtgaaaaacaaaaggaagaagaagtagaagCTCTGAAGTGCTCTATGCAGAGTGGACTG GCACAAGCAATGAAAGAGCAAGCTCAACTCCGGGAAGAGATGGCTTACCAGTACAAGATCGGAAACTTTGAG GCTGCTGCTGCAATCCAGAGAAGGTTGGACCCTGATGCAGAGTGA
- the LOC133727938 gene encoding F-box/LRR-repeat protein At4g14103-like, whose protein sequence is MMLRKRATTQTYSRPHLSKKSRKEEEDMITQLPEDVRRHILSFLSTKHAVSTTILSRSWKNLWTLASTKNLELDDSILLHPESNSETIHHHPSLFSDFVNRVLGLISVPCIQTLKLCCSYPYDPDHINCWLHTACKYNVSEVNIRVYGQNPIKLPSNLYGSTWLVVLKLNANVSLDFRDSISFPRLKVLWIKVYDTNDVNLTQKLFRDHICPILEELFIEGEILDENSRVVLLVILSSLKRLKIEYRLAHSFQGGIEYNFVLHCPNLECLDLRDDFLAKYSARDLKVLDYAKISIGYPCADYAAFDLYGDVNPSNRAFEVLKELSNVKSLSLSGGTTKALSCSYETAQHTGLDDDDEDALLIRLRNFELYFRFLTFLELGFRTCESWSLLPLLLHSSPNVEYLILKKELDLTSCRYKTVFFWRPEGPVPECMSLHLREIEIWGFQGESQELATVEFFLGHAEVLQKMTIHVQEASPNMMFSEHVLQIPRVSEACEVEIISTKSCIQ, encoded by the exons ATGATGCTTCGCAAAAGAGCAACTACTCAAACATATTCAAGACCGCACCTTTCAAAGAAAtcaaggaaagaagaagaagacatgaTCACCCAATTACCGGAAGACGTTCGCCGCCACATTCTCTCGTTCTTGTCTACTAAACACGCCGTGTCCACTACCATCCTTTCAAGAAGTTGGAAAAACCTATGGACCTTGGCTTCAACCAAAAACCTAGAGCTTGACGACAGCATACTCCTCCATCCCGAAAGTAATTCCGAAACCATTCACCACCATCCttctttattttctgatttcgTGAACCGTGTACTCGGCCTCATCAGTGTGCCATGTATTCAAACACTCAAACTCTGTTGCTCCTACCCTTACGACCCAGATCACATAAATTGTTGGTTACATACGGCATGCAAATACAATGTCAGTGAGGTTAATATCAGAGTATACGGTCAAAACCCTATCAAATTGCCTTCGAATTTGTACGGTAGTACTTGGCTGGTTGTACTGAAATTAAACGCGAATGTAAGTCTCGACTTTCGGGACTCCATCTCTTTTCCAAGACTCAAGGTGCTTTGGATAAAGGTTTATGACACAAACGATGTTAACTTGACGCAGAAGCTTTTCAGAGATCACATCTGCCCTATTCTTGAAGAGTTGTTCATAGAGGGTGAAATATTGGATGAGAATAGCAGAGTGGTTTTGTTGGTGATATTGAGTTCACTTAAGAGGTTGAAAATTGAATACCGTTTGGCACATAGTTTTCAGGGTGGTATTGAGTACAATTTTGTGTTGCATTGCCCTAACCTTGAGTGCCTTGATCTCCGTGATGACTTCTTGGCCAAGTATAGTGCTAGGGATTTGAAAGTTCTTGACTATGCAAAGATTAGTATTGGATACCCCTGTGCAGATTATGCGGCATTTGATCTTTATGGCGATGTAAATCCCTCCAATCGTGCGTTTGAGGTCCTCAAAGAACTCTCTAATGTCAAGTCTCTATCATTATCTGGTGGTACTACAAAG GCTCTCAGTTGTTCATATGAGACTGCACAACATACCGGtttagatgatgatgatgaagatgcatTACTCATCCGCTTGAGAAATTTTGAGCTGTATTTTCGATTTTTGACCTTTTTGGAGCTGGGTTTCCGTACCTGTGAGAGCTGGAGTTTATTGCCCTTATTACTGCATAGCTCGCCTAATGTGGAGTACCTTATCTTAAAGAAG GAATTGGATTTAACTAGTTGTCGTTACAAAACAGTATTCTTCTGGAGACCGGAAGGACCTGTTCCGGAATGCATGTCTCTTCATCTCAGAGAAATCGAGATCTGGGGATTTCAGGGGGAATCGCAGGAGTTGGCAACTGTAGAGTTTTTTTTGGGGCATGCAGAAGTGTTGCAAAAGATGACTATTCATGTCCAAGAAGCATCACCAAACATGATGTTTTCCGAGCATGTGTTACAAATCCCCAGAGTTTCAGAAGCATGTGAAGTGGAGATAATATCAACAAAAAGTTGCATACAATGA